In Halanaeroarchaeum sp. HSR-CO, one DNA window encodes the following:
- the lrpA1 gene encoding HTH-type transcriptional regulator LrpA1: MSAESTKDRILEVLEADAKASYADIAERADVSKPTVRKYINELEAEGVVVGYSADVDPKKLSGQSIALVGISVESDHYVTATSELKDLDAIKTLYTSSGDHMLMAEVRAPDGDALGEVIRESILGIEGVTAAHPSFLQERLK; encoded by the coding sequence GTGAGCGCCGAATCGACGAAAGACCGGATCCTCGAGGTACTCGAAGCGGACGCGAAGGCGTCGTACGCGGATATCGCCGAGCGAGCGGACGTCTCGAAGCCGACGGTCCGAAAGTACATCAACGAACTCGAGGCGGAGGGCGTCGTCGTCGGCTATTCGGCCGACGTCGATCCGAAGAAACTCTCCGGACAGAGCATCGCACTCGTCGGCATCTCCGTCGAGAGCGATCACTACGTCACGGCAACGAGCGAACTCAAAGATCTCGACGCGATCAAGACGCTGTACACGTCGAGTGGCGACCATATGCTCATGGCTGAGGTGCGCGCTCCGGATGGCGACGCCCTGGGCGAGGTCATCCGCGAGTCGATCCTCGGCATCGAGGGCGTCACCGCCGCCCACCCGTCCTTCCTTCAGGAACGACTCAAGTGA
- a CDS encoding Mrp/NBP35 family ATP-binding protein — MDEDAVREVLAGIEDPDLGDDIVSLGLVGDVTVAGDEVTVEVALEAPGSPVEAELSDSIVETLEAEGLSVTLTTADDDTDDDAIGVESLGPDAEGDAEPLPGVTNVIAVTSGKGGVGKSTISVNLAAGLAAQGADVALFDADMYGPNVPRMLGSTGQPRATEDEKIIPPEAYGMKLMSIGLMVGEDDPVIWRGALVHNTITQLIDDVEWGELDYMVVDFPPGTGDTQLTFLQSVPITGSVIVTTPQEVAIDDARRGLQMFARHDTPVLGIVENMSTFVCPDCGSEHDIFGAGGGESFAADNEMPFLGAIPLDPSIRTGGDEGKPIVLDDDSETGQAFRDMVAETADMVGILNRQQHSQ; from the coding sequence ATGGACGAAGATGCGGTTAGAGAAGTACTCGCTGGCATCGAGGATCCGGATCTTGGCGACGACATCGTCTCGCTAGGACTCGTCGGCGACGTCACCGTCGCCGGAGACGAGGTGACCGTCGAAGTGGCCCTCGAGGCGCCGGGATCGCCGGTCGAGGCCGAACTTTCGGATTCCATCGTGGAGACGCTGGAGGCCGAGGGACTGTCTGTCACGCTGACCACAGCTGACGACGATACCGATGACGACGCCATCGGCGTCGAGTCGCTCGGTCCGGACGCCGAAGGCGACGCCGAGCCACTCCCGGGCGTGACGAACGTCATCGCGGTCACCTCCGGGAAGGGCGGCGTCGGCAAGAGTACGATCTCCGTCAACCTGGCGGCGGGCCTGGCAGCGCAGGGCGCGGATGTCGCGCTGTTCGACGCGGACATGTACGGCCCGAACGTTCCCCGGATGCTGGGGTCCACCGGGCAACCGCGGGCGACGGAGGACGAGAAGATCATCCCGCCCGAGGCGTACGGGATGAAGCTGATGAGCATCGGGCTGATGGTCGGCGAGGACGACCCGGTCATCTGGCGCGGCGCGCTGGTGCACAACACCATCACGCAACTCATCGACGACGTCGAGTGGGGCGAACTCGATTACATGGTGGTCGACTTCCCGCCGGGGACGGGGGATACGCAGTTGACCTTCTTGCAGTCGGTTCCGATTACCGGCTCGGTAATCGTCACGACGCCCCAGGAGGTCGCCATCGACGACGCCCGCCGCGGCCTCCAGATGTTCGCCCGCCACGACACACCGGTGTTGGGCATCGTCGAGAACATGAGCACGTTCGTTTGCCCGGACTGTGGCAGCGAACACGACATCTTCGGCGCGGGCGGCGGGGAGTCGTTTGCGGCGGACAACGAGATGCCGTTCCTCGGCGCCATTCCGCTGGACCCGAGCATCCGCACCGGCGGTGACGAGGGCAAGCCGATCGTCCTCGACGACGACAGCGAGACCGGCCAGGCCTTCCGCGACATGGTCGCCGAGACCGCGGACATGGTCGGCATCCTCAACCGACAACAGCACTCTCAATAG
- a CDS encoding 50S ribosomal protein L18e: MSKTSPRLSSLIAELKSVSRDSGADVWRDIAGRLEKPRRSHAEVNLSRIERYATEGETVVVPGKVLGSGALQKSVTIAAVDFSASAKTKIEHANGEALHLEQAMEQYPEGTDVRVIA; encoded by the coding sequence ATGAGCAAGACAAGTCCGAGACTTAGCAGCCTCATCGCCGAGCTTAAATCCGTCTCCCGAGACTCGGGAGCGGACGTGTGGCGTGACATCGCCGGGCGGCTGGAGAAGCCGCGCCGGTCCCACGCCGAAGTCAATCTGAGTCGCATCGAGCGGTACGCCACCGAAGGCGAAACGGTCGTCGTCCCGGGGAAGGTCCTCGGGTCCGGCGCCCTCCAGAAGTCGGTCACCATCGCGGCGGTCGACTTCTCCGCGAGTGCGAAGACGAAGATTGAGCACGCGAACGGCGAGGCACTACATCTAGAACAGGCGATGGAACAGTATCCCGAAGGAACCGACGTGCGGGTGATCGCATGA
- the moaA gene encoding GTP 3',8-cyclase MoaA yields the protein MLVDGFGREVSQVRISLTDRCNFDCVYCHNEGLGDTRGPMDAQDHEMSADDVIRFLEVAEEFDIEKVKFTGGEPMLRDDLEEIIRRTPASITPSLTTNGSFLPDRANDLREAGLERVNVSQDALQPEEFKEITKSGAYNQVMDGVKAAVEAGLTPVKLNMVVFERTASYVPEMVDYVAENDGLRLQLIEFMPELVDEPEWAIDIERVHDWLTDRADRVEVREMHHRRRYFVNGGMVEIVDPVENGDFCANCHRVRVTHDGKLKGCLNRTDDLRSMGEMTKAEIRETFRETVANRVPYYGEYKVQTADGEWERNEKYVEAPLASD from the coding sequence ATGCTCGTCGACGGATTCGGTCGCGAGGTGAGCCAGGTCCGCATCTCCCTCACCGATCGATGCAATTTCGACTGTGTCTACTGTCACAACGAGGGGCTGGGGGACACCAGAGGTCCGATGGACGCCCAGGACCACGAGATGTCGGCAGACGACGTCATCCGCTTTCTCGAGGTCGCCGAAGAGTTCGACATCGAGAAGGTGAAATTTACGGGTGGCGAACCGATGCTCCGCGATGATCTGGAGGAGATCATCCGGCGGACTCCGGCGTCGATAACCCCCTCGCTGACGACGAACGGGTCCTTCCTCCCCGACCGCGCCAACGACCTCAGGGAAGCGGGACTCGAACGCGTCAACGTCTCGCAGGATGCCCTCCAGCCCGAAGAGTTCAAAGAGATTACCAAAAGCGGTGCGTACAACCAGGTGATGGATGGGGTGAAAGCCGCCGTCGAGGCGGGGCTCACGCCAGTGAAGTTGAACATGGTCGTCTTCGAACGCACGGCAAGCTACGTCCCGGAGATGGTCGATTACGTCGCCGAGAACGACGGGCTCCGCCTCCAGCTCATCGAGTTCATGCCCGAACTGGTCGACGAACCGGAGTGGGCCATCGACATCGAGCGCGTCCACGACTGGCTCACCGACCGGGCCGACCGAGTCGAAGTGCGAGAGATGCACCACCGGCGTCGGTACTTCGTCAACGGCGGGATGGTTGAAATCGTCGATCCCGTCGAGAACGGCGACTTCTGTGCCAACTGCCATCGGGTGCGGGTGACCCACGACGGGAAACTCAAGGGCTGTCTCAACCGGACCGACGATCTCCGGTCGATGGGAGAGATGACCAAAGCGGAGATTCGGGAGACCTTCCGCGAGACGGTCGCGAACCGCGTCCCCTATTACGGCGAATACAAGGTACAGACGGCGGACGGGGAGTGGGAGCGAAACGAGAAGTACGTCGAGGCACCGCTGGCGTCGGACTGA
- a CDS encoding thiamine pyrophosphate-dependent enzyme yields MSGFNAISSEPDVQRDDYTPEIEPQATWCPGCGDFAVLKALKGALAELGKDPEEILLVTGIGCSSKTNSYFDSYGFHSIHGRPLPIARAAKMANPGLEVIAAGGDGDGYGIGGNHFTHSARENHDMTYIVFNNEVFGLTKGQSSPTSPKGHKSKTQKKGVAKDPVRPLSLGLSAGASYIARTAAVNPRQAQEILVEAIEHDGFAHVDFLTQCPTWNKDARQYVPYIDVQDSDDYDFDISDREEAFRMMYETENSLYDGKVLTGRYYKEEDRRTYQEEKRMRGEMPEEPLVERYFDDDYEWERSYDLLDRHA; encoded by the coding sequence ATGAGTGGATTCAACGCAATCAGCTCGGAACCGGACGTACAGCGAGACGACTACACCCCCGAGATCGAACCGCAGGCCACCTGGTGTCCAGGCTGTGGGGACTTCGCCGTCCTCAAAGCGCTGAAGGGCGCCCTCGCCGAACTCGGCAAGGACCCCGAGGAGATCCTGCTGGTGACCGGTATCGGCTGCTCCTCGAAGACGAACAGCTACTTCGACAGCTACGGGTTCCACTCCATCCACGGACGCCCCCTCCCGATCGCGCGGGCGGCCAAGATGGCCAACCCCGGTCTCGAGGTTATCGCCGCGGGCGGCGACGGCGACGGCTACGGCATCGGCGGGAACCACTTCACCCACTCGGCCCGAGAGAACCACGATATGACCTATATCGTGTTCAACAACGAGGTCTTCGGCCTCACCAAGGGCCAGTCCTCGCCGACCAGTCCGAAAGGCCACAAGTCGAAGACCCAGAAGAAAGGCGTCGCGAAGGACCCCGTCCGGCCGCTGTCGCTCGGCCTGTCCGCCGGCGCGTCCTACATCGCGCGCACGGCCGCGGTCAACCCGCGCCAGGCACAGGAGATCCTCGTCGAAGCGATCGAGCACGACGGCTTCGCCCACGTCGACTTCCTCACGCAGTGTCCGACCTGGAACAAGGACGCCCGTCAGTACGTCCCGTACATCGACGTGCAGGACTCCGACGACTACGACTTCGACATCTCCGACCGAGAAGAGGCCTTCCGGATGATGTACGAGACCGAGAACTCCCTCTACGACGGGAAGGTCCTCACCGGTCGGTACTACAAAGAAGAGGACCGGCGGACCTACCAGGAAGAAAAACGGATGCGTGGCGAGATGCCCGAGGAACCGCTCGTCGAGCGCTACTTCGACGACGACTACGAGTGGGAGCGCTCGTACGACCTCCTCGACCGGCACGCCTGA
- a CDS encoding 30S ribosomal protein S4: protein MALPGENTKFYETPNHPYQGERIAEEADLVGRYGLKNKEELWRAQSELRSYRREARRLLGRTGEESADEFVSRLARIGVLDEDDDLDAVLSLDVTDVLERRLQTVAYRKGLANTVDQARQFVTHGHILVGDARVSAPSYKVAVDVEDDIRFDETSPLADELHPERASAQE from the coding sequence ATGGCACTCCCCGGTGAAAACACCAAGTTCTACGAGACGCCGAATCACCCCTACCAGGGTGAGCGCATCGCCGAGGAAGCGGACCTCGTCGGGCGCTACGGCCTGAAGAACAAAGAGGAACTCTGGCGTGCACAGTCCGAACTGCGATCGTACCGACGCGAGGCCCGACGCCTCCTCGGTCGCACCGGCGAGGAGTCGGCCGACGAGTTCGTCTCCCGACTGGCCCGCATCGGCGTCCTCGACGAGGACGACGATCTGGACGCCGTCCTGTCACTGGACGTGACGGACGTGCTGGAACGCCGTCTGCAGACGGTGGCCTACCGCAAGGGCCTGGCGAACACGGTCGATCAGGCTCGCCAGTTCGTGACCCACGGCCACATTCTGGTCGGCGATGCACGCGTGAGTGCCCCGTCCTACAAGGTCGCCGTCGACGTTGAGGACGACATCAGGTTCGACGAGACCAGCCCACTCGCGGACGAACTGCACCCGGAACGGGCATCCGCACAGGAGTGA
- a CDS encoding 50S ribosomal protein L13: MSLAEFDADVVIDAADCIMGRVATNVAERALDGERVAVVNAEDAVITGRTEDVLAKYEKRSEIGSDRGPAYPKRPDRIFKRAIRGMVPYKKQRGREAFSNVRVYVDNPYDDDGEVLDGTSIDRLSNTRFVTLGEVSDHLGANVTW, translated from the coding sequence ATGAGCCTCGCAGAGTTCGACGCCGACGTCGTCATCGACGCGGCCGACTGCATCATGGGTCGCGTCGCGACGAACGTGGCGGAGCGCGCCCTCGACGGTGAGCGCGTCGCGGTCGTCAACGCCGAAGACGCGGTCATCACCGGACGCACCGAGGACGTCCTCGCGAAGTACGAGAAGCGCTCCGAGATCGGGTCCGATCGTGGCCCGGCCTACCCCAAGCGCCCCGACCGCATCTTCAAGCGTGCCATCCGCGGGATGGTCCCGTACAAAAAACAGCGCGGTCGCGAGGCGTTCAGCAACGTCCGCGTGTACGTCGACAACCCGTACGACGACGACGGCGAGGTGCTCGACGGCACGTCCATCGACAGGCTCTCGAACACCCGCTTCGTCACGCTCGGCGAAGTGTCAGACCACCTGGGAGCGAACGTCACATGGTAA
- a CDS encoding 30S ribosomal protein S11: MAEDTKWAIAHIHASFNNTILTITDQTGAETLAKSSGGAVVKQNRDEASPYAAMQMAEQIAETVQEQGIEGVHVRVRGPGGNLQRNPGPGAQAAIRALARAGLEIGRIEDVTPIPHDGTRPPKNSGF; this comes from the coding sequence ATGGCTGAGGACACAAAATGGGCCATCGCCCACATCCACGCCTCGTTCAACAACACCATCCTGACCATCACCGACCAGACCGGCGCCGAGACGCTGGCGAAGTCGAGCGGTGGCGCGGTGGTCAAGCAGAACCGCGACGAGGCGTCCCCGTACGCTGCGATGCAGATGGCCGAACAGATCGCCGAGACGGTACAGGAACAGGGAATCGAGGGCGTGCACGTCCGCGTGCGCGGTCCCGGCGGCAACCTGCAACGGAACCCCGGCCCAGGCGCACAGGCCGCCATCCGGGCGCTCGCACGAGCCGGCCTGGAGATCGGGCGCATCGAAGACGTGACGCCCATCCCCCACGACGGCACCCGCCCGCCGAAAAACAGCGGATTCTAA
- a CDS encoding 2-oxoacid:acceptor oxidoreductase subunit alpha, translating to MTTDELIWRVAGGSGDGVDSTSQNFTKALMRSGLHVFTHRHYPSRIRGGHTYVEIRASDEPVKSRGNGFNFLLALGDSFARNEDETAVYGDEEIKPLSENLDELHDGGIIVYDTGQIDAADIPDFEERADEHDWQVYPIDLRSIAQEHGREIMRNTAGVGVTAALIDMELDPIEELMREAMGEEMLEANLSVLQDAYDHVTAEFDTDTGLSVPEGEHDEEQVLLSGSHGISYAAIDEGCRFISGYPMTPWTDVFTILSQELEEMGGVAEQVEDEIAAAAAAVGASHAGAKAMSGSSGGGFALMSEPLGLAEMTETPLVLVEAMRAGPSTGMPTKTEQADLEHVLYSSQGDHSRVAFAPSDPLECYTQTRKAFEIAWEYQLPAIVIYDQKLQGEYRNVPKSFFDQQPNPDLGATLTEAELEDAPHDHTGRFQRFQTDVDVSPRSLPGQKNGRYLATGNEHWPNGQIAEDPTNRVEQVHRRLGKLDSIREDLNAMDESYQSYWGADDAEIGVIAWGSHQDTAEEAVEELAADGKPVKGLGVSEIMPFPKSEVTEFIESVDEVLIVEMNASAQFRGLVQKELGTYGEKLSSLLKYNGEPFRSSEIVEAVDLELNGGGEPTAQVTLQPAAGD from the coding sequence ATGACTACTGACGAACTCATCTGGCGAGTTGCAGGGGGCTCCGGCGACGGAGTCGACTCGACGAGCCAGAACTTCACGAAGGCGCTGATGCGGTCGGGCCTACACGTATTCACGCATCGACACTATCCGTCGCGGATCCGCGGCGGTCACACCTACGTCGAGATTCGGGCATCTGACGAGCCCGTAAAATCTCGGGGCAACGGCTTCAACTTCCTCCTCGCACTCGGTGACAGTTTCGCCCGAAACGAGGACGAGACTGCCGTCTACGGTGACGAGGAGATCAAACCGCTCTCCGAGAACCTCGACGAACTCCACGACGGCGGAATCATCGTCTACGACACGGGTCAGATCGACGCCGCCGACATCCCGGACTTCGAGGAGCGCGCGGACGAACACGACTGGCAGGTCTATCCCATCGACCTCCGTTCCATCGCCCAGGAACACGGGCGCGAGATCATGCGGAACACGGCCGGTGTCGGCGTGACGGCCGCGCTCATCGACATGGAACTCGACCCCATCGAGGAACTCATGCGGGAGGCCATGGGCGAGGAGATGCTCGAGGCGAACCTGTCCGTCCTCCAGGACGCCTACGATCACGTCACAGCGGAGTTCGACACCGATACCGGGTTGAGCGTCCCCGAGGGCGAACACGACGAGGAACAGGTGCTGCTCTCCGGGAGCCACGGCATCTCCTACGCCGCTATAGACGAGGGCTGCCGGTTCATCTCCGGGTATCCCATGACGCCGTGGACCGACGTGTTCACGATATTGTCCCAGGAACTGGAGGAGATGGGCGGCGTCGCCGAGCAGGTCGAAGACGAAATCGCCGCCGCTGCCGCGGCCGTCGGTGCCAGCCACGCGGGTGCGAAGGCCATGTCCGGGTCCTCCGGCGGTGGCTTCGCCCTGATGTCCGAACCGCTCGGACTCGCCGAGATGACGGAGACGCCTCTCGTGCTCGTCGAGGCGATGCGGGCCGGTCCCTCGACCGGTATGCCGACGAAGACCGAACAGGCCGACCTGGAACACGTCCTGTACTCCTCACAGGGTGACCACTCCCGCGTCGCCTTCGCCCCGAGCGATCCGCTCGAGTGCTACACGCAGACGCGCAAGGCGTTCGAGATCGCCTGGGAGTACCAGCTTCCGGCCATCGTCATCTACGATCAGAAGCTCCAGGGCGAGTATCGCAACGTCCCCAAGAGCTTCTTCGATCAGCAACCCAACCCGGACCTCGGCGCCACCCTGACGGAAGCGGAACTCGAGGACGCGCCCCACGACCACACGGGACGCTTCCAGCGCTTCCAGACCGACGTCGACGTGAGCCCGCGCTCGCTGCCCGGCCAGAAGAACGGTCGGTATCTCGCGACCGGCAACGAGCACTGGCCGAACGGCCAGATCGCTGAGGACCCGACGAACCGCGTCGAACAGGTCCACCGGCGACTCGGCAAGCTCGACTCGATCCGCGAGGACCTGAACGCGATGGACGAGTCCTACCAGTCCTACTGGGGCGCCGACGACGCGGAGATCGGCGTCATCGCCTGGGGCAGCCACCAGGACACGGCCGAGGAGGCCGTCGAAGAACTCGCCGCCGACGGGAAACCGGTCAAGGGACTCGGCGTCAGCGAGATCATGCCGTTCCCGAAGTCGGAGGTCACCGAGTTCATCGAGAGCGTCGACGAGGTCCTGATCGTCGAGATGAACGCCAGCGCCCAGTTCCGCGGACTCGTCCAGAAGGAACTCGGCACGTACGGCGAGAAGCTATCGAGCCTGCTCAAGTACAACGGGGAGCCCTTCCGGTCCTCGGAGATCGTCGAAGCGGTCGACCTCGAGCTGAATGGGGGCGGTGAACCCACCGCGCAAGTGACCCTTCAGCCAGCAGCAGGTGACTAG
- a CDS encoding 30S ribosomal protein S9, with translation MVTNTSGKKKTAVARATVRDGKGRVRINSRPIELVEPEMARLKMLEPFRIADEDLRDQVDVDVNIQGGGFAGQADAVRTAIARGLVEHRNDAELRDAYMAFDRTLLVNDVRQSESKKWGGPGARARYQKSYR, from the coding sequence ATGGTAACCAACACTAGTGGGAAGAAGAAAACGGCCGTCGCGCGCGCTACCGTGCGCGACGGGAAGGGTCGCGTTCGAATCAACTCGAGACCGATCGAACTGGTCGAACCGGAGATGGCCCGTCTGAAGATGCTGGAGCCGTTCCGCATCGCCGACGAGGACCTCCGCGACCAGGTCGACGTCGACGTGAACATCCAGGGCGGCGGGTTCGCCGGTCAGGCGGACGCGGTCCGCACGGCCATCGCCCGTGGACTGGTCGAGCATCGAAACGACGCCGAACTGCGGGACGCCTACATGGCGTTCGACCGCACACTGCTCGTCAACGACGTGCGCCAGTCCGAGTCCAAGAAGTGGGGCGGCCCCGGCGCTCGTGCCCGCTACCAGAAATCCTACCGCTAA
- a CDS encoding DNA-directed RNA polymerase subunit D: MAGDFDVEFIDHEARDARFLVRGITPALANGIRRAMLADVPTLSIDTVRFIENSSVMFDEQLALRLGLVPLTTPLDEFEEGEEVTLALDVQGPGTAYSGDLVSADEMVEPADKNIPIIELKEDQRLELEAVAVLGRGRDHAKFQGGVGIGYRNLQHVEVVGDAAEYGDGDPEIVRGVIEEDGELIPAESFDNDLRNRYPDKEVEVSDVEGAFVFHVETDGSMSVESLVLRAVQSLSDRAAELEQAVQL, encoded by the coding sequence ATGGCAGGAGACTTCGACGTCGAATTCATCGACCACGAGGCCCGGGACGCCCGGTTCCTCGTCCGCGGTATCACGCCAGCGCTCGCCAACGGCATCCGACGCGCGATGCTGGCCGACGTCCCGACGCTCTCGATCGACACCGTTCGGTTCATCGAGAACTCGAGCGTGATGTTCGACGAGCAACTCGCACTCCGCCTGGGGCTGGTCCCGCTGACCACCCCACTTGACGAGTTCGAGGAGGGTGAGGAGGTCACCCTCGCACTCGACGTCCAGGGACCTGGCACCGCCTATTCGGGCGACCTGGTCTCTGCCGACGAGATGGTCGAGCCAGCGGACAAGAACATCCCGATCATCGAGCTCAAAGAGGACCAGCGCCTCGAACTCGAGGCCGTCGCCGTCCTCGGTCGTGGTCGCGACCACGCCAAGTTCCAGGGCGGCGTCGGCATCGGATACCGCAATCTCCAGCACGTCGAGGTCGTCGGCGACGCCGCCGAATACGGTGACGGCGATCCGGAAATCGTTCGCGGCGTCATCGAGGAGGATGGCGAGCTGATCCCCGCAGAGTCGTTCGACAACGACCTCCGGAATCGATATCCGGACAAGGAAGTCGAAGTGAGCGACGTCGAAGGCGCGTTCGTCTTCCACGTCGAGACGGACGGTTCGATGTCCGTCGAATCCCTGGTACTCCGCGCAGTCCAGTCGCTGTCGGACCGCGCAGCGGAGCTCGAGCAGGCCGTCCAGCTGTAA
- a CDS encoding 30S ribosomal protein S13 — translation MSSEEQEEADEDIRYFVRIGQTDLDGTKTVERALNGMDGIGRRAARVIAEAADVDRTATLGRLDDDVIDDVIESVENFADHAPDWMANRQNDFYTGETTHVTGNDVELTRNQDVNRMRMIRSYKGIRHERGQKVRGQRTKSTGRTEGTIGVNVEAIREEQAEEEAAEETE, via the coding sequence ATGAGTTCGGAAGAACAAGAAGAAGCGGACGAGGACATTCGATACTTCGTCCGTATCGGACAGACGGACCTCGACGGGACGAAGACCGTCGAGCGTGCCCTCAACGGAATGGACGGCATCGGCCGACGAGCGGCGAGAGTCATCGCCGAAGCGGCCGACGTCGACCGGACCGCGACCCTCGGACGACTCGACGACGACGTCATCGACGACGTCATCGAGTCGGTCGAGAACTTCGCAGACCACGCCCCCGACTGGATGGCCAATCGCCAGAACGACTTCTACACCGGCGAGACCACCCACGTCACGGGCAACGATGTCGAGCTGACCCGGAACCAGGACGTCAACCGCATGCGGATGATCCGATCGTACAAGGGCATCCGTCACGAGCGGGGACAGAAGGTTCGCGGGCAGCGCACGAAGTCCACCGGTCGGACCGAGGGTACCATCGGCGTGAACGTCGAGGCAATCCGTGAAGAACAGGCAGAAGAAGAAGCGGCGGAGGAAACTGAATAA
- a CDS encoding NAD(P)/FAD-dependent oxidoreductase, with protein MTDVIVAGGGPAGLSAALLTEKNGLDTLVFDTDETWMHKAHLFNYLGIESLDGSAFVERARSQAAAFGVETREEEVTGVTATADGFEVETDDGAYAAPYVILATGADRELGEELGVAFTDDGVIDVDVSMETSVEDAYATGAMVRPEEWQAIIAAGDGGAAALNILSKEKGEHFHDFDTPADAE; from the coding sequence GTGACCGACGTAATCGTCGCTGGCGGTGGCCCCGCCGGCCTGAGTGCTGCACTGCTCACCGAGAAAAACGGCCTCGACACCCTCGTCTTCGATACGGACGAGACCTGGATGCACAAGGCCCATCTGTTCAACTACCTCGGTATCGAGAGTCTCGACGGATCGGCGTTCGTGGAGCGGGCCCGGTCGCAGGCGGCCGCGTTCGGGGTCGAGACGCGTGAGGAGGAAGTGACCGGCGTCACTGCGACGGCGGACGGCTTCGAGGTCGAGACCGACGACGGCGCATACGCGGCCCCGTACGTAATCCTGGCAACGGGTGCAGACCGCGAACTCGGCGAAGAACTCGGGGTCGCGTTCACCGACGATGGCGTCATCGACGTTGACGTTTCGATGGAGACGAGCGTCGAGGACGCCTACGCGACGGGGGCAATGGTTCGTCCCGAGGAGTGGCAGGCCATTATCGCCGCGGGTGACGGTGGCGCGGCGGCCCTCAATATCCTCTCGAAGGAGAAAGGCGAGCACTTCCACGACTTCGACACGCCCGCGGACGCCGAGTAA
- a CDS encoding pyridoxal phosphate-dependent aminotransferase: MPSKRAMETSPFSAMDVLERASEREGVVHMEVGEPDIEPPAAATEAAIASLREGNLDYTSSRGKPELRKSIADYYDRTYGVDVPPERIIVTPGSSPALLVTMLTTVNPGEEVVLTDPYYAPYPNFVRQADGRVSTVTLDPGRDFEPRVEDFEAQVTDETAAMMLNSPANPTGAVMSGDTIAELVHLAERTGTRVISDEIYHGLAYDAPEHSVLEYTDEAFVLDGVSKRYGMTGWRLGWVVAPPDEVEAFNRLVQNVLICAPNFVQDGARAAIETEPSWLDDARETYRERRDLLLDAARRWGIDMGYTPAGAYYLLLDVSDLPGDAFEVADVFLEEANVAMTPGPDFGSMAEDTLRASYATSTEDIELAIDRLDDLLSEFTAETHLSRS; encoded by the coding sequence ATGCCCTCGAAGCGTGCGATGGAAACGTCGCCATTCTCGGCGATGGACGTCCTCGAACGGGCCAGTGAACGAGAGGGAGTCGTCCACATGGAGGTGGGCGAACCCGACATCGAACCCCCGGCCGCAGCAACCGAGGCAGCCATCGCATCGCTCCGCGAGGGGAATCTGGATTACACCTCCTCCCGGGGAAAGCCGGAACTGCGGAAATCGATCGCCGACTACTACGACCGGACCTACGGCGTCGACGTCCCACCGGAACGGATCATCGTGACGCCCGGTTCGTCGCCCGCGCTCCTCGTGACGATGCTGACCACGGTGAATCCGGGCGAGGAGGTCGTCCTCACCGATCCGTACTACGCCCCCTATCCGAACTTCGTCCGACAGGCCGACGGCCGGGTGAGCACGGTCACACTCGATCCGGGCCGGGATTTCGAACCGCGCGTCGAGGACTTCGAGGCCCAGGTCACCGACGAGACGGCCGCGATGATGTTGAACTCGCCGGCGAATCCGACCGGCGCCGTCATGTCGGGTGATACCATCGCGGAACTCGTCCACCTCGCAGAGCGAACCGGGACCCGAGTCATCTCCGACGAGATCTACCACGGCCTCGCCTACGACGCGCCAGAACACTCCGTCCTCGAGTACACGGACGAGGCGTTCGTCCTCGACGGCGTCTCGAAGCGGTACGGGATGACCGGGTGGCGACTCGGCTGGGTGGTCGCCCCACCCGACGAGGTCGAGGCGTTCAATCGGCTGGTACAGAACGTGCTCATCTGTGCCCCGAACTTCGTCCAGGACGGCGCCCGCGCTGCGATCGAGACCGAACCGTCGTGGCTCGACGATGCCCGCGAGACCTATCGGGAGCGCCGCGACCTGTTACTCGACGCGGCCAGGCGGTGGGGCATCGACATGGGCTATACGCCCGCGGGCGCGTACTATCTACTGCTCGACGTGAGTGACCTGCCCGGCGACGCCTTCGAGGTGGCCGACGTGTTCCTGGAAGAGGCGAACGTGGCGATGACACCGGGGCCGGACTTCGGATCGATGGCAGAGGACACGCTCCGTGCCTCTTACGCGACGAGCACGGAGGACATCGAACTCGCCATCGACCGCCTCGACGACCTGCTGTCTGAGTTCACCGCGGAGACTCACTTGAGTCGTTCCTGA